A single window of Nicotiana sylvestris chromosome 3, ASM39365v2, whole genome shotgun sequence DNA harbors:
- the LOC138887583 gene encoding uncharacterized protein yields MPKLTNNKAECEAMIAGLELAKSFGAEVIEAKCDSLLFGNQVNKTFKVLEDRLQRYLDKLQVTLHRFKEWTLEHVPRGQNNQANALANLGPSVEDNEITSGTVVQLSKSVDEEGHAKIKYTSLTWDWRNKYIDYLKNGKLLSDPKKSRTLLTKVALFPLAEDGVLYRRMFDGPLEICLGPGDTDNVLREIHKGTCGNHSDAKSLVHKIIKVGYYWDYMEKILRTSFENVTNAKDMP; encoded by the coding sequence atgcctaagttgactaacaataaggccgagtgtgaggccatgattgcaggtctcgagctggcTAAAAGTTTTGGAGCtgaggtcatcgaggccaagtgtgATTCCCTACTCTTCGGTAACCAAGTGAACAAGACCTTTAAGGTCCTAGAAGATCGActgcagaggtacttggacaaactgCAGGTAACCCTACACCgattcaaagaatggaccctagAACATGTACCTCGAGGGCAGAACAATCAGGCTAATGCCCTTGCAAATTTGGGGCCATCAGTCGAAGACAATGAAATTACCTCGGGGACCGTCGTACAACTTTCAAAGTCGGTAGACGAAGAAGGACATGCCAAAATAAAATACACAAGCCTAAcgtgggattggaggaacaaatatATCGATTATCTAAAGAATGGTAAGCTTCTGTCAGACCCTAAGAAATCGAGGACCCTGCTAACGAAAGTTGCACTATTCCCATTGGCCGAAGATGGAGTATTGTACAGAAGGATGTTTGATGGGCCGTTGGAAATATGTTTAGGTCCGGGTGACACCGACAACGTCCTACGAGAAATTCACAAAGGTACTTGCGGGAATCATTCTGATGCCAAATCACTGGTTCACAAAATCATCAAAGTAGGGTACTATTGGGACTATATGGAAAAGATACTAAGGACTTCATTCGaaaatgtgacaaatgccaaagacATGCCCTGA